The following are encoded together in the Daucus carota subsp. sativus chromosome 5, DH1 v3.0, whole genome shotgun sequence genome:
- the LOC108219678 gene encoding pentatricopeptide repeat-containing protein At1g79080, chloroplastic — translation MSALMNLVAPIMSPSAEQTRMCSGFSLQIPHVHSFSPAKGFSRVLASTHMAVPSKDSVFTIPNWRHGKNDARTKDYRMNDAFLYLEYMVGKGHMPDVGQATQLLYDLVKSNKFRKATRVMEMMVASGAVPDAASYAFLVNQLCKRGNVGHAMQLVERMEEYGYPTNTMTYNSLVRGLCMRGDLEQSLQFVDRLMQKGLVPNAFTYAILLEAAYKEKGVNEAIRLLDDMIDKGGNPNLVSYNVLLTGLCKEGRIDDAITFFRNMPSHGFNPNVVSYNILLRSLCHEGRWDEANELLSEMVGEERSPSIVTYNILIGSLAYHGRVDHALDVLDEMYMGPFRPTAASYNPVISRLCKEKKVDDVIKCLDQMIYHHCVPNEGTFNAISVLCKEGMVQEAFAIFKYLSSKQNSSTYDYYKNVISALCRKGNTYPALQLMYEMTKYGFTPGCYTYSSLIRGLCMEGMINEAVQIFFIMEESGYRPDVDNFNALILGLCKAQRTDLSLEIFEIMIQKNFKPSETTYTILVEGIVHEGEKELAVMVLKELNIRQVISRSTVERLVMQYDLVKLLV, via the coding sequence atgtctgcattgATGAATCTAGTGGCACCTATAATGAGCCCTTCTGCAGAGCAGACAAGAATGTGTAGTGGGTTTTCTTTGCAGATTCCACATGTCCATTCTTTTTCTCCTGCCAAGGGCTTTTCTAGAGTTTTAGCGTCTACCCATATGGCTGTTCCTTCGAAAGATTCTGTTTTTACGATACCCAATTGGAGACATGGTAAGAATGATGCTAGAACTAAAGATTATAGGATGAATGATGCTTTTTTGTACTTGGAATACATGGTTGGGAAAGGGCATATGCCGGATGTTGGTCAAGCAACTCAGTTGTTGTATGATTTGGTCAAGTCGAATAAATTTAGGAAAGCAACTAGAGTAATGGAGATGATGGTTGCTTCGGGCGCTGTTCCGGATGCTGCTTCGTATGCTTTTTTAGTGAACCAATTGTGCAAAAGGGGAAACGTTGGGCACGCAATGCAGTTGGTTGAAAGAATGGAGGAGTATGGATATCCGACCAATACTATGACTTATAATTCTCTTGTTCGAGGTCTTTGTATGCGTGGTGACTTGGAACAGAGCTTGCAGTTTGTGGACAGATTGATGCAGAAAGGGTTAGTGCCAAATGCTTTTACCTATGCAATCTTGCTAGAAGCTGCTTATAAAGAAAAGGGGGTCAATGAAGCAATTAGGCTCTTGGATGATATGATCGACAAGGGTGGGAATCCTAATCTGGTCAGTTATAATGTGTTGCTAACTGGGTTGTGCAAGGAAGGTCGAATAGATGATGCAATTACATTCTTTAGAAATATGCCATCACATGGTTTTAATCCAAATGTTGTGAGCTATAATATATTGTTGCGGAGCTTGTGCCATGAAGGAAGATGGGACGAGGCGAACGAACTTCTGTCAGAAATGGTAGGCGAGGAGCGATCACCGTCTATAGTCACCTACAATATATTGATTGGTTCACTCGCTTATCACGGCAGAGTTGATCATGCCCTTGATGTGTTAGATGAAATGTATATGGGACCTTTCAGGCCCACTGCAGCCAGCTACAACCCAGTTATCTCGCGGCTCTGCAAAGAGAAGAAGGTGGATGATGTAATTAAATGTCTGGACCAAATGATATATCACCACTGTGTTCCAAATGAAGGAACATTTAACGCTATTTCTGTGCTTTGTAAGGAGGGTATGGTACAAGAGGCTTTCGCCATATTCAAGTATTTgagtagtaaacaaaattcctctACTTACGATTACTACAAAAATGTGATTTCTGCATTATGTCGGAAAGGGAATACATATCCAGCACTTCAGCTTATGTATGAAATGACAAAGTATGGTTTTACTCCCGGCTGCTATACGTATTCATCTTTGATTAGAGGGTTGTGCATGGAGGGAATGATAAATGAGGCAGTGCAAATATTCTTCATCATGGAGGAAAGTGGCTACAGGCCTGATGTTGacaattttaatgctcttatacTTGGGCTCTGCAAAGCCCAGAGAACAGATTTGTCCTTGGAGATTTTTGAGATAATGATTCAGAAAAATTTTAAACCCAGTGAGACAACTTACACCATTTTGGTGGAAGGGATTGTTCATGAAGGAGAAAAGGAGTTGGCAGTTATGGTTCTGAAGGAATTGAATATCAGGCAGGTCATAAGTCGTAGTACAGTGGAAAGGCTAGTTATGCAATATGACCTTGTGAAGTTACTAGTATGA
- the LOC108219682 gene encoding serine/arginine-rich splicing factor SR45: MAKAGRARSPSGSASSSRSRSFSGSDSRSSSRSRSRSRSRSFSSSSSRSRSLSSRSPTPRKSPVEGAKRGRSPPPQSKNETALPPPPPRKASPVPESLKLCIRQLTRNVNENHLREIFGNFGEVVSVRLEIDHRANLSKGLGYVEFKTRADAEKAQAYMDGAQIDGNYVQAKFTIPARTTPPKAPVAARRDADAEKDGPKRQREPLSPPRRRSPVARRRSPRRDMDSSPRRRGSPIRRRMNSPYRRGDSPPPRRRPASPFRGCSPSPPRRPSPSRIRGPVRRRSPPPRRRSPRRARSPPRRSPIPRRRTRSPIRRPLRSRSRSISPRRGRAPPGRRGRSSSSSGSPGPRKVVRKISRSRSPRRRGRSSSNSSSSSSPPPPRKPQP; this comes from the exons ATGGCGAAAGCAGGACGAGCTCGATCACCTTCTGGTTCAGCCTCGTCGTCTCGGTCACGTTCGTTCTCAGGCTCGGACTCTCGCTCTAGCTCGCGCTCTCGGTCTCGTTCTCGCTCTCGATCTTTCTCTTCCTCTTCCAGTCGCTCTCGCAGTCTCAGCTCCCGCAGTCCTACTCCCCGCAAAAG TCCTGTTGAAGGTGCTAAAAGAGGCCGTTCACCACCACCTCAATCGAAGAACGAAACTGCACTTCCACCTCCTCCTCCGAG GAAAGCTTCTCCTGTTCCTGAGTCACTTAAGCTTTGCATTCGCCAGCTCACCAGGAACGTGAATGAAAATCATTTAAGAGAAATATTTG GTAACTTTGGTGAAGTTGTGAGTGTTAGATTGGAAATAGATCACAGA GCAAACCTTTCAAAAGGACTTGGTTATGTGGAATTCAAGACAAGAGCTGATGCTGAAAAAGCCCAGGCATACATGGACGGG GCTCAAATTGATGGTAATTATGTTCAAGCTAAGTTCACAATACCTGCACGGACAACACCTCCAAAGGCACCTGTTGCTGCAAGACGGGATGCTGATGCTGAAAAAGATGGACCAAAGAGGCAGAGAGAGC CACTTTCACCTCCCCGAAGGAGGTCACCTGTGGCGCGGAGAAGATCACCTAGAAGAGATATGGATTCATCTCCACGGCGACGTGGTTCACCTATTCGTCGTCGGATGAACTCCCCCTATCGGCGTGGCGATTCACCACCACCTAGGAGAAGACCAGCATCTCCATTTAGAGGTTGCTCACCATCTCCACCAAGGAG GCCCTCTCCTTCAAGAATTCGCGGTCCTGTTCGAAGACGTTCTCCCCCTCCAAGGCGACG ATCCCCTAGACGTGCTCGCAGCCCACCCAGAAGATCTCCAATTCCTCGTAGACGGACCCGTTCACCTATCCGTAGGCCTCTTCGTTCGCGTTCTAGATCAATCTCCCCACGGAG AGGTAGAGCTCCGCCTGGCAGGCGGGGAAGGTCATCATCCTCCTCCGGATCTCCTGGCCCACGCAAG GTTGTGCGGAAGATATCAAGGAGTCGTAGTCCCAGGAG GAGAGGGAGAAGTAGTAGCAACAGCAGTAGCAGCAGTTCACCACCTCCACCTCGGAAGCCACAACCATAG